Proteins encoded within one genomic window of Oryza glaberrima chromosome 12, OglaRS2, whole genome shotgun sequence:
- the LOC127756954 gene encoding disease resistance protein Pik-2-like, translating into MADSRPIVSASTGVMVSLQTKLTSAARDEASSLKEVRTDVNSLSDELGSMDALLRSFAERDDPDLQVTEWMRQVRELAYDAEDCIDLYTHQHEQPPTTERRGGGGGGGGGGQARGFFPWMNRRPDIAKRIRELTDRIKEANKRAEAYRLVGADSKDAPCHAPSGGGHQSMGRHNSVAIDPLVLGVGGDRLVGIDKLRQALLTSLTGGDGDQAEMPLKVVSVVGAGGTGKTTLARKMSRCRKIHARFDCIAFVTVGRNPPMKMILLSILRQVTRQQHAEAENLDEHRVIEMIRESLQNMRYFVVVDDLWSPSAWKVIKCALPETNRGSRIVVITRSNEVAGSCSSSPSSVHLMSPLVERDAEDLFCIRIGCTREMYELHGLKEVFSNVFKTCGGVPLAFVAVAGLLARKFSELMDWSIAKNLVVSALDKCSKLQGMRRILHACYSDLSMPLKTCLLYLSCFPENHTIMKDRLVWRWIAEGFVPSGGDIGKTWSTGLTYFNELVNRRLIQPVVARDDDDDGCGSGSEPMGCTACTVHDVVLDFVVSMSSEENFVTSDAGIRSLDQPRDVIRRLSLNCSSQEDDGGVPAADSLDVSLSQVRSFTIFGGGAWLGSLLQNFRLLRVLDLQETDKLTNDDLKSIERLFRLRYLGLRGDGISKLPEKIGDLQFLEILDVRRTAVKDLPASIVRLRRLARLLATEFPMHDGMEKMASLQEVRMIKVNEATSPERLAELARQTNLRVLGINWCVNGNASAGTGNANGSSGGDGQGFAERFRTALDNIGALSKVESLLLHAGDATQTTLDGMVDTWKPPLRLHTFVMTSKGYCFPRVPPNMHKLSNLAHLTISIVKLDVQDLQLLGALPSLVVLKIRTRESAPTTITDSVLRCLQLLCFESDDGGLGLVFEEWAMPNLHELRLSFKAGTEVRSACIDHLFSLRQVHVQVHATVVDHCDAEAAAAVKDAEEAIREQLGKFKTQPVLEFVVDNKVMEKPEDQAGQVGQKS; encoded by the exons ATGGCTGATTCTCGTCCCATAGTGAGCGCTTCGACGGGGGTGATGGTGTCCCTCCAGACTAAGCTGACAAGTGCGGCTAGGGACGAGGCGTCCAGCCTCAAGGAGGTGCGGACGGACGTGAACTCGCTCAGCGACGAGCTCGGCAGCATGGATGCCCTCCTGCGCTCGTTCGCCGAACGGGACGACCCGGACCTGCAGGTCACGGAGTGGATGAGGCAGGTCCGGGAGCTGGCCTACGACGCCGAGGACTGCATCGACCTCTACACGCACCAGCACGAGCAGCCACCGACGACGGAgaggagaggcggtggcggcggcggaggaggaggcgggcagGCCAGGGGATTCTTCCCGTGGATGAACCGGAGGCCCGACATTGCGAAGCGCATCAGGGAGCTCACGGATCGCATCAAGGAGGCCAACAAAAGGGCCGAGGCGTACAGGCTTGTTGGTGCCGACAGCAAGGACGCTCCATGCCACGCACcttccggcggcggccaccagaGCATGGGGCGGCACAACAGCGTCGCCATCGATCCCCTGGTGCTGGGCGTCGGTGGCGACCGCCTCGTCGGCATCGACAAACTCCGGCAGGCGCTTCTTACTAGCCTCACTGGCGGCGACGGAGACCAGGCCGAGATGCCGCTGAAGGTGGTCTCCGTCGTCGGGGCTGGGGGTACTGGTAAGACTACGCTTGCCAGGAAGATGTCCCGCTGCCGCAAGATCCATGCACGCTTCGACTGCATCGCTTTTGTCACCGTCGGCCGTAATCCGCCGATGAAGATGATTCTACTGAGCATCCTCCGTCAAGTCACACGGCAGCAACACGCGGAGGCGGAGAACTTGGACGAGCACCGCGTCATTGAAATGATCAGGGAGTCCCTCCAGAACATGAG GTACTTTGTCGTAGTGGATGATTTATGGAGCCCATCGGCATGGAAGGTCATCAAATGTGCATTGCCTGAGACCAACCGTGGGAGCAGGATAGTTGTAATAACCCGCAGCAACGAGGTAGCCGGGTCATGTTCCAGCAGCCCGTCGTCTGTTCATTTGATGTCGCCTCTTGTCGAGAGGGACGCGGAGGATCTATTCTGTATCAGAATCGGTTGCACGAGGGAGATGTACGAGCTGCACGGTCTCAAGGAGGTTTTCAGCAACGTGTTCAAGACATGCGGCGGTGTGCCGCTGGCGTTCGTCGCTGTGGCTGGGCTGCTGGCCAGGAAATTCTCCGAGCTGATGGACTGGAGCATCGCGAAGAACCTGGTCGTCTCGGCGCTGGACAAATGCTCCAAATTGCAAGGGATGCGGAGGATTCTGCACGCCTGCTACTCCGACCTGTCCATGCCGTTGAAGACCTGCTTACTCTACCTGAGCTGTTTCCCGGAGAACCACACCATCATGAAAGATCGCTTGGTGTGGAGGTGGATAGCGGAAGGATTCGTCCCCTCCGGTGGTGATATTGGGAAGACGTGGAGCACGGGGTTGACCTACTTCAACGAGCTCGTCAACCGGAGGCTGATCCAGCCGGTGGTGGccagagacgacgacgacgacggctgcggcagcggcagcgagccGATGGGCTGCACGGCGTGCACGGTCCACGACGTTGTCCTCGATTTCGTCGTGTCGATGTCCAGCGAGGAGAACTTCGTCACGTCGGACGCCGGCATCCGGTCGCTGGACCAGCCGCGCGACGTGATCCGGCGGCTCTCCCTCAACTGCAGCAGCCaggaggatgacggcggcgtcCCGGCGGCGGATTCGCTGGACGTCAGCCTGTCTCAGGTCCGGTCGTTCACCATCTTCGGTGGCGGGGCCTGGCTGGGCTCTCTCCTCCAGAACTTCAGGCTTCTGCGGGTGCTGGACCTGCAGGAAACCGACAAGCTGACCAACGACGATCTCAAGAGCATCGAGAGGCTCTTCCGCTTGAGGTATCTGGGGCTCCGAGGCGACGGCATCAGCAAGCTCCCGGAGAAGATAGGAGACCTTCAGTTCTTGGAGATTCTGGACGTGAGGAGGACTGCCGTGAAAGACCTCCCCGCTAGCATCGTCCGGCTGCGCCGCCTGGCGCGCCTCCTTGCCACTGAATTTCCCATGCACGACGGCATGGAAAAGATGGCCTCGCTGCAGGAGGTGCGCATGATCAAGGTGAACgaggcgacctcgccggagcgtCTCGCCGAGCTGGCCAGGCAGACCAACCTTCGAGTTCTTGGGATCAACTGGTGCGTTAACGGTAACGCATCAGCTGGCACTGGCAATGCCAATGGGAGCAGTGGCGGCGATGGCCAGGGCTTTGCAGAGAGGTTCCGAACCGCTCTGGACAACATTGGAGCACTGTCCAAGGTGGAGTCGCTGCTGCTCCATGCCGGAGATGCCACCCAGACAACCCTGGATGGCATGGTGGATACCTGGAAGCCTCCATTACGCCTCCACACCTTCGTGATGACGAGCAAGGGATATTGCTTCCCACGGGTTCCACCAAACATGCACAAGCTAAGTAACCTCGCCCACCTGACTATCTCCATTGTTAAGCTCGACGTCCAAGATCTCCAGCTCCTTGGAGCCCTGCCTTCCCTGGTTGTCCTCAAGATTCGCACCAGGGAATCCGCCCCGACCACCATCACGGACAGTGTGTTGCGATGCCTCCAGCTCCTCTGCTTCgagagcgacgacggcggcctcggGCTCGTCTTCGAAGAATGGGCCATGCCCAACCTCCATGAGCTACGTCTATCCTTCAAGGCCGGCACGGAGGTCAGGTCGGCCTGCATCGACCACCTCTTCTCCCTCAGGCAGGTGCATGTGCAGGTCCATGCCACCGTCGTCGACCACTGCGACGCcgaagccgccgctgccgtcaaggatgcagAGGAAGCTATCAGGGAGCAACTAGGTAAGTTTAAAACGCAACCTGTCTTGGAGTTCGTCGTGGATAATAAGGTGATGGAGAAGCCGGAGGACCAGGCTGGGCAGGTCGGGCAGAAGAGCTGA